A single window of Plasmodium reichenowi strain SY57 chromosome 12, whole genome shotgun sequence DNA harbors:
- a CDS encoding ribosome biogenesis protein TSR3, putative yields MNKIKMKNNYIERKKYSIHNLVKLINEKKNIENSKKNELLERTTEKKNVSIENKDVHMNSKKKKKKNRTDKENGHIKNEDFINSSSNDENDCTNNEENIINDDQDELTDDKNKLCYDHEIINNGPSDDNEIKLFMFDYKECQNKKCSCKKLYRFKKIKKVQMNKKFKGIVLTPFCEKYFSIDDKYTIENYGLSVVDCSWKSIDLLKRIKFSNQRKLPYIIAVNSINYGKPYKLSCLESLAFCLYVCNYNKQCNDILNIYKWSVNFTNLNKELLDTYKLCNTHDEIKNAEEEFIQKYLHEKEQNKKIDEYKIIYEDDYI; encoded by the coding sequence atgaataaaattaaaatgaaGAATAACTATatagaaagaaaaaaatattcaattCATAATTTGgttaaattaattaatgaaaaaaagaatatagaaaattcaaaaaaaaatgaattattagAAAGGACAactgaaaaaaaaaatgtatcTATTGAAAATAAAGATGTACATATGAAttcgaaaaaaaaaaaaaaaaaaaacagaacggataaagaaaatggacatataaaaaatgaggATTTTATAAATAGTTCCtcaaatgatgaaaatgattgtacaaataatgaagaaaatattataaatgatgATCAAGATGAATTAACAGATGATAAGAACAAATTATGTTATGACcatgaaataataaataatggCCCATctgatgataatgaaattaaattatttatgtttgATTATAAAGAATGTCAAAATAAGAAATGTTCTTGTAAGAAATTATATCGCTTCAAAAAAATCAAGAAAGTtcaaatgaataaaaaatttaaaggTATAGTTTTAACACCCTTTtgtgaaaaatatttttctatagATGATAAATATACTATTGAAAATTATGGTTTATCCGTAGTTGACTGTTCATGGAAATCTattgatttattaaaaagaataaaattttCGAACCAAAGAAAATTGCCTTATATTATTGCTGTAAATAGTATAAATTATGGAAAGCCATATAAACTTTCTTGCTTGGAATCTTTAGCTTTCTGTCTTTATGTttgtaattataataaacaatGTAATGATATCTTAAATATCTATAAATGGAGTGTTAATTTTACTAATTTAAACAAAGAATTGTTagatacatataaattatgtaaCACTCatgatgaaataaaaaatgcTGAAGAAGaatttatacaaaaatatctacatgaaaaagaacaaaacaaaaaaattgatgagtataaaattatatatgaagatgactacatataa
- a CDS encoding debranching enzyme-associated ribonuclease, putative, whose amino-acid sequence MSDVDEFYEYAKNNFLNFLNKNDKNENKKKREESKIKGLSDNNMSDIKNLRKEEMNDKESYDKKYTNYLLKKKHRKEEKKKKNSSSDSSSSYTKHDEDKDKKKRKYEKIEKRKHEKSKKSKYDKDYKKYKINSDGKYVSYDKEQQKKKKHSSKENEKDEIREKKKKRKEKNDFYNDSDNSYDNNNNNNNNNNNVHNDVHNDVHNDVNNYDNYHNISDSNTIYRKSYSSSSANYNYDEKQKKDLQSLCNIQAYRNNKEECDTHCTSNLKKKLEKIINERKNQMILKNSLNKNLVDCKYCIDSNSFEKLNKLNIISISKKSYICYYNYKNIFLKDQLFISPIEHTTSFTNTTFDVIQDMRNHMKSLIAMLEVNNQTCIFIEFNNCFNPSIELISMRKTKHTYINCYVIPMDLLEKAKIYFKKNMEEINSLYRENKQLIISDSKYAPYNVIPKNIPYVSVNFSLVDTYIQVIENNYDYINMCRCIFADLFKEDRLYKYFKNFQQYVYSVEEFKKEYEKYDWTNYM is encoded by the coding sequence ATGAGTGATGTTGATgaattttatgaatatgCAAAAAACAACTTTTTaaactttttaaataaaaatgataagaatgaaaataagaagaaaagaGAAGAAAGCAAAATTAAAGGGTTGAGTGATAACAATATGTctgatataaaaaatttaagaAAGGAAGAAATGAATGATAAAGAAAGTTACgacaaaaaatatacaaattatttacttaagaaaaaacatagaaaagaagaaaaaaaaaaaaaaaattcctCTTCAGATAGCTCCTCGTCTTATACGAAGCACGATGAagataaagataaaaagaaaagaaaatatgaaaaaattgaaaagAGGAAACATGAGAAATCTAAAAAATCCAAGTATGATAAAGATTACAAAAagtataaaattaatagtGATGGTAAATATGTTTCATATGACAAagaacaacaaaaaaaaaagaaacattCAAGTAaggaaaatgaaaaagatgagataagagaaaaaaaaaagaaaagaaaagaaaaaaatgatttttataatgACAGTGATAATtcatatgataataataataataataataataataataataatgttcATAATGATGTTCATAATGATGTTCATAATGatgttaataattatgataattatcataatataagtGATTcaaatacaatatatagaaaaagTTATAGTTCATCTTCAGCAAATTATAACTATGatgaaaaacaaaaaaaggATTTACAATCATTATGTAATATTCAAGCatatagaaataataaagaagaatGTGATACTCATTGTACATccaatttaaaaaagaaattagaaaaaataattaatgaaagaaaaaatcaaatgatattaaaaaattcattaaataaaaatttagTTGATTGTAAATATTGTATTGATTCCAATTcatttgaaaaattaaataaattaaatataattagTATTAGcaaaaaatcatatatatgttattataattataagaatatatttttaaaggATCAACTTTTTATTTCACCAATTGAACATACTACTAGTTTTACTAATACTACTTTTGATGTTATTCAAGATATGAGAAATCATATGAAATCATTAATTGCCATGTTAGAAGTAAATAATCAAacatgtatttttattgaaTTTAATAACTGCTTTAACCCAAGTATAGAACTCATATCTATGAGAAAAACTAaacacacatatataaattgttATGTTATACCAATGGACTTATTAGAGAAAGcaaaaatttattttaaaaaaaatatggaagaaattaattcattatataGAGAAAACAAACAATTAATAATTAGTGATAGTAAATATGCACCTTATAATGTCATACCAAAAAATATTCCTTACGTATCTGTCAACTTCTCACTTGTTGATACCTATATACAAGttattgaaaataattatgattatattaatatgtgTAGATGTATCTTTGCTGACTTGTTTAAGGAAGATAGactttataaatattttaaaaatttccAACAATATGTTTATTCGGTGGAAGAGTTTAAAAAGGAgtatgaaaaatatgactggacaaattatatgtaa
- a CDS encoding hypothetical protein (conserved Plasmodium protein, unknown function) → MNTNNNNDHLNNIYLEFSLLNNFLKELKENIKKSNNEKYTNIYDGCVEYIYSLHNKYTAWNYNTEKIDEKYIDYFVQSIILNIKNFLRNHFCLIDEDIECLKNKNKKLMEKLKSGVENAETQENYIYELEKKLIFEKEKNKSSYNLHDKINNLLKLNEQLTNKNEQLECSSFKHKQENNKLKIELKKFWALKEKKKKYEQNKFSYYMLNKKMSTLLKKINNHIPTHQNNFLNEKNRSYSYNFVHTLKKYIILRDSPYLNEFNINTYTNNYKKSINNNINDNHKMYNSYERYYYNGNVKYDNKKYNGNEKYDNNDNKMYYGNEKYNDDNKKYDHDNNKKYDHDDNNKTYDDADNNNKKYDNDNDNNKKYDDDNDNNKKYDDDDNNNKKCDHDDNNNKKYDHDDNNNKKYDHDDNNKKYDHDDNNKKYDHDDNNKKYDDDNDNNKKYDHDNNNKKYDHDDNNKKYDHDDNNKYCCDNKDTNFNHINSSSNPHNTKYICYESSEYIKKDDIYQGYNDTLNYHNKNINEKHTKYVNPENSSSSNNSKDIYNINKRDTLSIHKTKHIQTYETVPSINHCDTYINDGYEEEEEEHTNNDHDGKKDKLYNFTNNLSMYKMYNNSEITCTEESDHLYKNIEYINKKKKFYTNDNNKNSYLINNIKLKNSNTLNEAYFSRRILYSTTLLMDIRKTLRYNRNFLKNSILCKKTKKIKRKKEKLKTLMNLHQKNHMINDYHHSNDEMHAIKNMLIEDYRGTIIKFYECIKKDIRIIIESNYNLNLDLLSQYSQNIISEIREEKNTLRKKNIDKITRKYLRQIDSYRLCEKDFYHNMGNEENKNEKHLYLNYHKYDSLDLRKILKNNYQQNTYGESEEPFSFNFYEHGNIKIIDRLKELKSNISFFKFYDLIDFPTRI, encoded by the exons ATGAACACCAATAATAACAATGATcatttgaataatatttatttagaATTTAGCTTAttgaataattttttgaaaGAACTAAAAGagaatattaaaaagagtaataatgaaaagtatacaaatatatatgatggttgtgtagaatatatatatagtctacataataaatataccGCATGGAATTATAATACTGAAAAAATCgatgaaaaatatatagattaTTTTGTCCAaagtattatattaaatataaaaaatttcttAAGAAATCATTTTTGCTTAATAGATGAAGACATAGAgtgtttaaaaaataaaaataagaaattaATGGAAAAGTTAAAATCAGGTGTTGAAAATGCTGAAACTCAAGAAAATTACATTTATGAATTGGAAAAGAAATTAATTTTTGAAAAggagaaaaataaaagttcatataatttacatgacaaaattaataatctattaaaattaaatgaacaacttacaaataaaaatgaacaatTAGAATGTTCATCCTTCAAGCATAAACAAGAAAATAACAAGCTGAAAATAGAATTAAAGAAATTCTGGGCTCtaaaggaaaaaaagaaaaaatacgaacaaaacaaattttcatattatatgctaaataaaaagatgagtactttattaaaaaaaatcaatAATCATATACCCACTCATCAaaacaattttttaaatgaaaagaataGAAGTTATAGTTATAATTTTGTCCATAcattaaagaaatatattatcctAAGAGATTCACCTTATTTAAACgaatttaatataaatacctatactaataattataagaaaagtataaataataatattaatgataatcataaaatgtataatagTTATGaaagatattattataatggtaatgtaaaatatgataataaaaagtataatggtaatgaaaaatatgataataatgataataaaatgtattatggtaatgaaaaatataatgatgataataaaaagtatgatcatgataataataaaaagtatgatcatgatgataataataaaacgTACGATGATGctgataataataataaaaagtatgataatgataatgacaataataaaaagtatgatgatgacaatgataataataaaaagtatgatgatgatgataataataataaaaagtgtgatcatgatgataataataataaaaagtatgatcatgatgataataataataaaaagtatgatcatgatgataataataaaaagtatgatcatgatgataataataaaaagtatgatcatgatgataataataaaaagtatgatgatgacaatgataataataaaaagtatgatcatgataataataataaaaagtatgatcatgatgataataataaaaagtatgatcatgatgataataataaatattgttGTGATAATAAGGATACTAATTTTAACCATATAAATTCTTCCAGTAATCCTcataatacaaaatatatttgttatgAAAGTTCcgaatatattaaaaaggaTGATATATACCAAGGTTATAATGATACtttaaattatcataataagAACATTAATGAAAAACATACAAAATATGTTAATCCAGAAAATAGTTCATCTTCTAATAATAgtaaagatatatataatataaacaagAGAGATACATTATCGATACATAAAACAAAACATATACAAACATATGAAACTGTACCAAGTATAAATCATTGtgatacatatattaatgatggatatgaagaagaagaagaagaacATACTAACAATGATCACGATGGgaaaaaagataaattatataatttcacAAATAATCTAAGTATgtataaaatgtataacAATAGTGAAATAACATGCACAGAAGAAAGTGATCAtctatataaaaacatagaatatattaataaaaagaaaaaattttatactaatgataataataagaattcATAccttataaataatataaaactAAAAAATAGTAACACATTAAATGAAGCTTATTTTTCGAGGCGCATCTTATATAGTACTACCTTACTAATGGATATTAGAAAAACACTAA GATATAATCgaaattttttaaagaattctatattatgtaagaaaacaaagaagataaaaagaaaaaaggaGAAACTAAAAACATTAATGAATTTGCACCaa AAAAATCATATGATTAATGACTATCATCATAGTAACGATGAAATGCATGccataaaaaatatgctAATA GAAGATTACCGAGGTActataattaaattttatgaGTGCATAAAAAAAGACATTAGAATAATTATTGAAAGTAACTATAATTTGAATCTAGATCTTCTTTCACAATATTCTCAAAA CATTATAAGTGAAATACGTgaggaaaaaaatacactaagaaaaaaaaacattgACAAAATAACAAGAAAATATTTGCGTCAAATCGATTCGTACCG GCTATGTGAAAAGGACTTTTACCACAATATGGgaaatgaagaaaataaaaatgaaaaacatttatatttaaattacCATAAATATGATTCACTTGATCTTcgtaaaatattaaaaaataattatcaaCAAAATACATATGGTGAATCGGAAGAACCATTTTcgtttaatttttatgaacatggtaatataaaaattattgatagattaaaagaattaaaaagtaatatctcattttttaaattttacGATTTAATAGATTTTCCTACgagaatataa
- a CDS encoding heterochromatin protein 1, putative — MTGSDEEFEIGDILEIKKKKNGFIYLVKWKGYSDDENTWEPESNLIHLTTFKKKMESLKTNFLSKANETNGDGKILKNHILAPTQEEDSIKSKGRSSLAPRRKMSRKSLTNKLENKKNLSLSDNSLKKSDEEDNESVKHENHVNEGNLLNVEDVYSVRIKNKKLEFLASLKNESPQWVEETNIRRTGHLNIKVNDFKRYVRRKKSSRGNRIVIKNLHNVGDELYISVIHNINNKEIHSLYPSKVIEYIYPQELLNFLLSRLRYRTA; from the coding sequence atgacAGGGTCAGATGAAGAATTTGAAATTGGTGATATActtgaaataaaaaaaaagaagaatggttttatttatttagtAAAATGGAAAGGATATTCAGATGATGAGAATACTTGGGAACCCGAAAGTAATTTAATACATTTGACAACatttaagaaaaagatGGAAAGCTTAAAAACGAATTTTTTATCTAAAGCTAATGAGACAAATGGTGATGGgaaaattttgaaaaatcatatattaGCACCAACACAAGAAGAAGATAGTATTAAATCAAAAGGTAGAAGTTCCTTAGCACCTAGACGAAAAATGAGTAGAAAAAGCTTAACGAACAAActagaaaataaaaagaacTTATCTTTATCAGAcaattctttaaaaaaaagtgatGAAGAAGATAATGAATCTGTAAAACACGAGAATCACGTTAATGAAGgaaatttattaaatgttGAAGATGTATATAGCGTTCgtattaaaaataagaaattgGAGTTTTTGGCTAGCTTGAAAAATGAATCTCCACAATGGGTAGAAGAAACAAATATTAGAAGAACTGgacatttaaatattaaagtcaatgattttaaaagatatgtaagaagaaaaaaaagttcTAGGGGTAATAGAATAGTTATCAAAAATCTACACAACGTTGGAgatgaattatatatttcggttattcataatataaataataaagaaattcATAGTTTATATCCTTCTAAAGttattgaatatatttatccaCAGGAACtcttaaattttttattatcaagACTAAGATACCGTACAGcttaa
- a CDS encoding hypothetical protein (conserved Plasmodium protein, unknown function) produces the protein MLIRVFLYFILVKIYQCFHLNYKILTKNKYHQNYVKNIHSVNYIHRFQHIKYSQKKNILFSFFSNFFNKDTDKFKLNKEEKEYLTRIGVNDANDYKLLTKAHEEYIDTVTDIKSKLKYKDTFFFITQKLIQKNLYDFKQKQKYNIFGKDEYTSELSINYIKNSNIEEKFKEHILKKLNDELSNKKYTFLRIFKWKSALDIFNISTLMLPVTAIGFFLSKMGLFSVVVNMLLTSHFLTFKKDEKRKMKISTLLLTAVPILIHSSIGFVCNGLFWEYFKFNIPNFIKKENVLSLFINTQLYIASLIYFVNNDENEEEEEDHEEYNNDYMDFNDVLNVDENT, from the exons atgttAATAAGAGTTTTTCTATACTTTATACtagtaaaaatatatcaatgttttcatttaaattacaaaatattaacCAAAAATAAGTATCACCaaaattatgtaaaaaatattcattcAGTTAATTACATCCATAGGTTTcaacatataaaatatagtcaaaagaaaaacatacttttttcttttttttcaaatttttttaacaaGGATACCgataaatttaaattaa ataaagaagaaaaagaatatttaaCAAGAATAGGAGTAAATGATGCTAATGACTACAAATTATTAACGAAAGCCCATGAAGAATATATAGATACAGTTACTGATATTAAGAGcaaattaaaatataaggataccttttttttcattacaCAAAAActtattcaaaaaaatttatatgattttaaacaaaaacaaaaatacAACATTTTTGGGAAAGATGAATACACAAGCGAATTGTctattaattatataaaaaattcaaatattgaagaaaaatttaaagAGCACATCTTAAAAAAACTAAATGATGAATTATCTAATAAGAAGTATACCTTTCTAAGGATATTTAAATG GAAAAGCGCTTTAGATATTTTTAACATAAGTACATTAATGCTACCCGTTACAGCAATcggtttttttttatcgAAAATGGGATTATTTTCAGTTGTTGTTAATATGTTACTAACCTCacattttttaacattcaaaaaagatgaaaagagaaaaatgaaaataagTACCTTACTTTTAACTGCCGTACCGATATTAATACATTCTTCAATAGGTTTTGTTTGCAATGGATTATTTTGGGAATACTTCAAG TTTAATATAccaaattttataaaaaaggaaaacGTCCTATCACTTTTCATCAATACACAGCTATATATAGCATccttaatatattttgttaacaatgatgaaaatgaagaagaagaagaagatcatgaagaatataataatgattatatgGATTTCAATGATGTGTTAAACGTCGATGAAAATACCTaa